The following are from one region of the Silene latifolia isolate original U9 population chromosome 9, ASM4854445v1, whole genome shotgun sequence genome:
- the LOC141598975 gene encoding putative peroxygenase 4 isoform X1 — protein MANHSPDSKAITQNQVEGTGENVLAKHVTFFDRNHDGVVYPWETFQGFRAIGAGLALSTVAGLIINMGLSHKTRPGKFPNLLFPIEIKNIAKAKHGSDSGVYDTEGRFVQSKFEAIFSKHAHSNGNALTSNELGEMLKANRQPKDFAGWFGSYIEWKILFYLCKNKNGVLEKDTVRAVYDGSLFEKMEMEKNASKKSKHGVNGM, from the exons ATGGCTAATCATTCTCCGGATTCCAAGGCTATTACCCAAAACCAAG TTGAAGGAACAGGAGAGAACGTGCTTGCAAAACACGTCACTTTCTTTGACAGGAACCACGACGGCGTCGTTTATCCATGGGAGACTTTCCAAG GATTTCGGGCAATAGGGGCGGGTCTTGCACTATCGACAGTTGCGGGCCTCATCATTAACATGGGTCTCAGCCATAAAACCCGTCCG ggaaaattcccaaatttgctgTTTCCAATTGAGATAAAGAATATAGCCAAAGCCAAACATGGGAGTGATTCTGGTGTCTACGACACCGAAGGCAG GTTTGTTCAATCAAAGTTCGAAGCGATTTTCAGCAAGCATGCACATAGCAATGGTAATGCTTTAACCAGTAACGAACTTGGAGAGATGCTCAAGGCAAACAGACAACCAAAGGACTTTGCAGGATG GTTCGGTTCCTACATAGAATGGAAGATCCTCTTCTATCTGTGCAAGAATAAGAATGGGGTATTGGAGAAAGACACCGTAAGAGCAGTCTATGACGGAAGTTTATTCGAGAAAATGGAGATGGAGAAGAACGCTTCCAAGAAATCGAAACATGG TGTTAATGGAATGTAA
- the LOC141598975 gene encoding putative peroxygenase 4 isoform X2: protein MANHSPDSKAITQNQVEGTGENVLAKHVTFFDRNHDGVVYPWETFQGFRAIGAGLALSTVAGLIINMGLSHKTRPGKFPNLLFPIEIKNIAKAKHGSDSGVYDTEGRFVQSKFEAIFSKHAHSNGNALTSNELGEMLKANRQPKDFAGWFGSYIEWKILFYLCKNKNGVLEKDTVRAVYDGSLFEKMEMEKNASKKSKHG, encoded by the exons ATGGCTAATCATTCTCCGGATTCCAAGGCTATTACCCAAAACCAAG TTGAAGGAACAGGAGAGAACGTGCTTGCAAAACACGTCACTTTCTTTGACAGGAACCACGACGGCGTCGTTTATCCATGGGAGACTTTCCAAG GATTTCGGGCAATAGGGGCGGGTCTTGCACTATCGACAGTTGCGGGCCTCATCATTAACATGGGTCTCAGCCATAAAACCCGTCCG ggaaaattcccaaatttgctgTTTCCAATTGAGATAAAGAATATAGCCAAAGCCAAACATGGGAGTGATTCTGGTGTCTACGACACCGAAGGCAG GTTTGTTCAATCAAAGTTCGAAGCGATTTTCAGCAAGCATGCACATAGCAATGGTAATGCTTTAACCAGTAACGAACTTGGAGAGATGCTCAAGGCAAACAGACAACCAAAGGACTTTGCAGGATG GTTCGGTTCCTACATAGAATGGAAGATCCTCTTCTATCTGTGCAAGAATAAGAATGGGGTATTGGAGAAAGACACCGTAAGAGCAGTCTATGACGGAAGTTTATTCGAGAAAATGGAGATGGAGAAGAACGCTTCCAAGAAATCGAAACATGGGTAA